The following coding sequences lie in one Saccharopolyspora hordei genomic window:
- a CDS encoding IclR family transcriptional regulator — MRQGTEQEERRVKTEPVTAEPAGSAPNVVKSADRALVILELLSRGRHRLSDIAETLRLPLSSVHGLLGTLVHRGFAEFDPTTRTYGLGLKAWTVGQGYTGHRDIVGLALPLMEQLAAETGETVQLSRLDGIENVYIAIAESPQPMKLVSAVGMRLPAHADGLGKALLTGLSQEELVRRYQGVELERFTENTVCELPELLAEVQQARARGYAVDDEEYIVGCRCVAMPIHDHSGAVVAALSVSAPTPRCGPNWTEETREPLSKAVATIEQQLRR; from the coding sequence ATGCGCCAGGGAACGGAGCAGGAGGAACGTCGGGTGAAGACGGAACCCGTCACGGCCGAACCAGCGGGCAGCGCGCCCAACGTGGTCAAGTCGGCCGACCGCGCGCTGGTCATCCTGGAGCTGCTCTCCCGGGGCAGGCACCGGCTCAGCGACATCGCCGAGACGCTGCGGCTCCCGCTGTCCAGCGTGCACGGGCTGCTCGGCACCCTGGTGCACCGCGGTTTCGCCGAGTTCGACCCGACCACCCGCACCTACGGGCTCGGGCTGAAGGCGTGGACGGTCGGCCAGGGCTACACCGGCCACCGCGACATCGTCGGCCTGGCGCTGCCGCTGATGGAGCAGCTGGCCGCGGAGACCGGGGAGACGGTGCAGCTGTCCAGGCTGGACGGCATCGAGAACGTCTACATCGCCATCGCCGAGTCGCCGCAACCGATGAAGCTGGTCTCCGCGGTGGGCATGCGGCTGCCCGCGCACGCCGACGGCCTGGGCAAGGCGCTGCTGACCGGGCTGTCGCAGGAGGAACTGGTGCGCCGCTACCAGGGCGTGGAACTGGAGCGGTTCACCGAGAACACCGTGTGCGAGCTGCCCGAGCTGCTGGCCGAGGTCCAGCAGGCCCGCGCCCGCGGCTACGCGGTGGACGACGAGGAGTACATCGTGGGCTGCCGGTGCGTGGCGATGCCGATCCACGACCACTCCGGCGCGGTGGTCGCCGCGCTGTCGGTGTCGGCGCCGACCCCGCGCTGCGGCCCGAACTGGACCGAGGAGACCCGCGAACCGCTGTCCAAGGCGGTCGCCACCATCGAGCAGCAGCTGCGCCGCTGA